ACTTCATTACCTGTTTGGAATTCTGTTCTTCACCAAATACCTCATAGTTGAATGTTTCATCCCGGTTCCGTCTTACCAGTACATGTTTAGGTGAAGGTAGTAAACAGTGATGAATACCGCCGTAGCCACTCAACACATCCTGATATGCTCCTGTATGGAAGAAACCAAGATATTGTACTTTACGGGTTTTTGGCATGAAAACAGAGTTCATATGTGCTTCCTGATTGTAATAATCCTGTCCGTCACAAGTGATCCCTCCCAGATTGACGCGTTCGTATTCTGAATCCCAGTTATTGATCGGCAATAAGATATATTTCTGATTCAGCGCCCATACATCTGGTAGATTTGTAATAAATGATCCGTCGATCATAAACCATCTTTCACGGTCGTTCTGTTGTTTACGTCCTAATACTTTATATAAGATACCGGATGCTTCAGCTACTGTGTATTTTCCGAATTCTGTAATAATATCCGGTTCCATCACTTCGTGGTGTGCACAGATCTGTTTGATTCGGTTTACGATTTCATTGACCATGTACTCATAATCAAAATCATGTACCAGAGAATCTTTGAAAGGCATACCTCCACCAATATCCAAAGTGTCCAGTTCAGGATTTATTTTTTTGAATTTACAGTAAAGTGTAACATATTTCTCCAGCTCATTCCAGTAATAAGGGGTATCCGAAATACCTGAATTAAT
The Sphingobacterium spiritivorum genome window above contains:
- a CDS encoding arginine decarboxylase, which codes for MQSYQEFLDLSVGFPQDGFEIIDDELYFHDLNLMEMIETYGTPLRFTYLPIVSKKIQQAKILFQTAILKHNYRGSYKYCYCTKSSHFKHIVEEALKNDIHLETSSAFDMPMIDTLERQGTVTKDITVICNGFKTYQYKQYIIDMIHDGYKNIIPVLDNKEEFNLYDDEIELDEPCNLGIRIASEEQPDSQFYTSRLGIRSEDIIDFYNNKIAENPNFRVKLLHFFINSGISDTPYYWNELEKYVTLYCKFKKINPELDTLDIGGGMPFKDSLVHDFDYEYMVNEIVNRIKQICAHHEVMEPDIITEFGKYTVAEASGILYKVLGRKQQNDRERWFMIDGSFITNLPDVWALNQKYILLPINNWDSEYERVNLGGITCDGQDYYNQEAHMNSVFMPKTRKVQYLGFFHTGAYQDVLSGYGGIHHCLLPSPKHVLVRRNRDETFNYEVFGEEQNSKQVMKLLGYQ